From Orcinus orca chromosome 3, mOrcOrc1.1, whole genome shotgun sequence, a single genomic window includes:
- the LOC117199997 gene encoding mitochondrial import inner membrane translocase subunit Tim8 A-like has protein sequence MESSSSSSVAGLGSVDPQLQHFIEVETQKQRFQQLVHQMTELCWEKCMDKPGPKLDSRAEACFVNCVERFIDTSQFILNRLEQTQKSKPVFSESLSD, from the coding sequence ATGGAGTCCTCCTCGTCTTCCTCTGTAGCGGGTTTGGGCTCGGTCGACCCGCAGCTGCAGCATTTCATCGAGGTAGAGACTCAGAAGCAGCGCTTCCAGCAGCTGGTGCACCAGATGACGGAACTTTGTTGGGAAAAGTGCATGGACAAGCCTGGGCCAAAGTTGGACAGTCGGGCTGAGGCCTGTTTTGTGAACTGCGTTGAGCGCTTCATTGATACAAGCCAATTCATCTTGAATCGACTGGAACAGACCCAGAAATCCAAGCCAGTCTTCTCAGAAAGCCTTTCTGACTGA